A window from Culex pipiens pallens isolate TS chromosome 3, TS_CPP_V2, whole genome shotgun sequence encodes these proteins:
- the LOC120428312 gene encoding cytochrome P450 4c21-like, producing the protein MDITVVLLWILAVVGLVAYLVHKWRYWNLRAIPGIEPCYPLLGNALIFAKASGYWKSFRNDNRMTKIWFGPVPVINVQHPDLVQKVLSECLDKPFAYDYMELGRGLISERYGNVWREHRKTLSPLFNTRILYSFMPIFERATGSIVDRLAEVADGRDVDLLEYTRVCSAEVVHGTMVTIERLPEELVRKLIESLDVILEALGTRIRTALYALKTFYKMSAMYREEWRSRRLCYATVNDGIQKMRTNIINERNEQPERSTDYDDDDEDGGANAQKPAQSIAFVERLLTIQHKGRPFTDEEIANHAYTMLVAGYETSALQLSTTCLMLAMHPDVQERVVSEIQTILPTPDSPITPETLRELIYLDQTLNEVLRLYPVAPLIARQSTAPLELDGVLVPAGMVFTVNIACVHRRADVWGANAVDFDPDNFSPERAAGRHPYAYIPFSGGPRVCIGNRYSMISMKVFLIRFLQQFRINTRLVRKELKFKFQVTQKLITPYTVQLEKRNLYGSTE; encoded by the exons ATGGATATTACCGTTGTCCTTTTGTGGATCCTGGCCGTGGTGGGGTTGGTGGCATATTTGGTGCACAAGTGGCGCTACTGGAATCTCCGGGCGATTCCGGGAATCGAGCCGTGCTATCCGTTGCTGGGAAATGCGCTGATTTTCGCCAAGGCTTCGGGCTATTGGAAGAGCTTTAGGAATGATAATCGAATGACTAAAATATGGTTCGGACCGGTTCCGGTAATTAATGTGCAACATCCGGACCTGGTTCAGAAGGTGCTCTCGGAGTGTTTGGACAAACCGTTCGCGTACGATTACATGGAGTTGGGGCGGGGGTTAATTTCCGAACGAT ATGGAAACGTGTGGCGCGAGCATCGGAAAACGTTGAGTCCCCTGTTCAACACCAGGATTCTGTACAGTTTTATGCCGATATTCGAGCGCGCCACCGGCAGTATTGTGGACAGGTTGGCCGAGGTGGCGGACGGGCGGGACGTGGATCTGCTGGAGTACACGCGGGTTTGCAGTGCCGAGGTGGTGCACGGAACGATGGTCACGATTGAGCGCCTGCCCGAAGAGCTGGTACGGAAGCTGATCGAGAGCTTGGATGT CATCCTCGAGGCGCTCGGCACACGCATCCGGACCGCGCTCTACGCACTGAAAACGTTCTACAAAATGAGCGCCATGTACCGGGAAGAGTGGCGCTCCCGGAGGCTGTGCTACGCAACGGTGAACGAC GGAATCCAGAAAATGCGCACAAACATCATTAACGAGCGGAACGAGCAGCCGGAAAGAAGCACCGactatgatgatgatgacgaggaTGGTGGTGCCAATGCCCAGAAACCGGCCCAATCAATTGCATTCGTGGAACGGTTGCTGACCATCCAGCACAAGGGGCGGCCCTTCACGGACGAGGAAATTGCGAACCATGCCTACACGATGCTGGTTGCC GGCTACGAAACGTCCGCGCTGCAGCTGTCCACCACCTGTCTGATGCTGGCGATGCATCCGGACGTGCAGGAACGGGTCGTCAGCGAGATACAAACCATCCTTCCCACGCCGGACAGCCCCATTACGCCGGAAACGCTCCGCGAGCTGATCTATCTGGACCAGACGCTGAACGAGGTGCTGCGACTGTACCCGGTGGCACCGCTAATTGCCCGCCAATCGACGGCCCCGCTCGAGCTGGACGGGGTGCTCGTCCCGGCCGGGATGGTCTTCACCGTGAACATTGCGTGCGTGCACCGTCGGGCCGACGTTTGGGGCGCCAACGCGGTGGACTTTGATCCGGATAACTTTTCCCCGGAACGGGCCGCCGGTCGCCACCCGTACGCGTACATTCCGTTCAGCGGTGGGCCGCGGGTTTGCATCGGCAATCGGTACTCGATGATTTCGATGAAGGTGTTCCTGATCCGATTTCTGCAGCAGTTCCGGATTAACACACGGCTCGTCCGGAAGGAGCTCAAGTTTAAGTTCCAGGTCACCCAGAAACTGATCACGCCGTACACGGTGCAGCTGGAGAAGCGAAATTTGTACGGTTCAACGGAGTGA